A portion of the Krasilnikovia cinnamomea genome contains these proteins:
- the tkt gene encoding transketolase, whose translation MDAVEKAGNGHPGTAMSLAPAAYLLFNRVMRHDPTDPAWPGRDRFVLSCGHSSLTLYIQLYLNGYGLSLDDLASLRQWGSLTPGHPEHGHTPGVETTTGPLGQGIGNAVGMAMAARRERGLFDPTAEPGQSPFDHHIWAIASDGDIEEGISHEASALAGTQQLGNLTLIWDDNEISIEDDTRIAKSEDVAARYAAYGWHVQTVDWRGGDPADGEYHEDVAALYAALQASRAETDRPSFIALRTIIGWPAPNKQNTGKIHGSALGADEVAATKEILGFDPQGSFAVDEKVLAHAREVVTRGRDAHARWQRDFDAWAAANPEARALFDRLAARTLPDGWADALPEFPADAKGIATRAASGKVLEALAPVLPELWGGSADLAESNNTTMKGEPSFIPAEHATKAFPGHEYGRTLHFGIREHAMGAILNGIVLHGGTRPYGGTFLVFSDYMRPAVRLAALMKLPVTYVWTHDSIGLGEDGPTHQPVEHLTALRAIPGLDVVRPADANETAWAWRGALEHTDRPTALALSRQALPTIDRDRYASAAGVLKGGYIISEATGGQPQVILIGTGSEVQYCLIAQERLEADGTPTRVVSMPCQEWFFAQDTAYQQQVLPHGVKARVSVEAGISLSWHRILGDCGEAVSIEHYGASAPAGVLFEQFGFTADNVVAKAHAALAKVGEITGTTTGN comes from the coding sequence ATGGACGCCGTCGAGAAGGCCGGCAACGGTCACCCCGGCACCGCCATGAGCCTCGCCCCCGCGGCCTACCTGTTGTTCAACCGGGTCATGCGGCACGACCCGACCGATCCGGCCTGGCCGGGGCGCGACCGCTTCGTGCTGTCGTGCGGGCACTCCAGCCTCACCCTCTACATCCAGCTCTACCTCAACGGCTACGGCCTGTCACTGGATGACCTGGCCTCGCTGCGGCAGTGGGGGTCACTCACCCCCGGTCACCCCGAGCACGGGCACACCCCCGGCGTGGAGACCACCACCGGCCCGCTCGGACAGGGCATCGGCAACGCGGTCGGCATGGCGATGGCGGCCCGCCGCGAGCGCGGCCTGTTCGACCCCACCGCCGAGCCCGGACAGTCCCCGTTCGACCACCACATCTGGGCGATCGCCTCGGACGGTGACATCGAGGAGGGCATCAGCCACGAGGCCAGCGCGCTGGCCGGCACCCAGCAGCTGGGCAACCTCACGCTGATCTGGGACGACAACGAGATCTCGATCGAGGACGACACCCGCATCGCCAAGAGCGAGGACGTCGCCGCCCGGTACGCGGCGTACGGCTGGCACGTGCAGACCGTGGACTGGCGCGGCGGGGACCCCGCCGACGGTGAGTACCACGAGGACGTCGCGGCGCTGTACGCGGCGCTGCAGGCCAGCCGCGCCGAGACCGACCGGCCGTCGTTCATCGCGCTGCGCACGATCATCGGCTGGCCCGCGCCGAACAAGCAGAACACCGGCAAGATCCACGGCTCGGCGCTGGGCGCCGACGAGGTGGCCGCCACCAAGGAGATCCTCGGCTTCGACCCGCAGGGCAGCTTCGCGGTCGACGAGAAGGTCCTCGCGCACGCCCGCGAGGTCGTCACGCGCGGCCGCGACGCGCACGCGCGGTGGCAGCGCGACTTCGACGCCTGGGCCGCGGCGAACCCGGAGGCGCGCGCGCTGTTCGACCGGCTGGCCGCACGCACCCTGCCCGACGGCTGGGCCGACGCGCTGCCGGAGTTCCCCGCCGACGCCAAGGGCATCGCCACCCGGGCCGCCTCCGGCAAGGTGCTCGAGGCGCTCGCCCCCGTGCTGCCGGAGCTGTGGGGCGGCTCGGCCGACCTGGCCGAGAGCAACAACACCACGATGAAGGGCGAGCCGTCGTTCATCCCGGCCGAGCACGCCACCAAGGCGTTCCCCGGCCACGAGTACGGCCGTACGCTGCACTTCGGCATCCGCGAGCACGCGATGGGCGCCATCCTCAACGGCATCGTGCTGCACGGCGGCACCCGCCCCTACGGCGGCACGTTCCTCGTGTTCAGCGACTACATGCGCCCCGCGGTCCGGCTGGCCGCCCTGATGAAGCTGCCCGTGACGTACGTGTGGACGCACGACTCGATCGGCCTGGGCGAGGACGGCCCCACCCACCAGCCGGTGGAGCACCTGACCGCGCTGCGCGCCATCCCCGGCCTCGACGTGGTCCGCCCCGCCGACGCGAACGAGACCGCGTGGGCGTGGCGCGGCGCGCTGGAGCACACCGACCGGCCGACCGCGCTGGCGCTGAGCCGCCAGGCGCTGCCCACGATCGACCGCGACCGGTACGCCTCCGCCGCGGGCGTCCTCAAGGGCGGCTACATCATCTCCGAGGCCACCGGTGGGCAGCCGCAGGTGATCCTCATCGGCACCGGCTCCGAGGTGCAGTACTGCCTCATCGCCCAGGAGCGCCTGGAGGCCGACGGCACCCCGACCCGGGTCGTGTCGATGCCCTGCCAGGAGTGGTTCTTCGCGCAGGACACCGCGTACCAGCAGCAGGTGCTGCCGCACGGGGTCAAGGCCCGGGTCAGTGTGGAGGCCGGGATCTCCCTGAGCTGGCACCGCATCCTGGGCGACTGCGGCGAGGCGGTCAGCATCGAGCACTACGGCGCCAGCGCCCCGGCCGGAGTGCTGTT
- a CDS encoding heme o synthase: MITERPQGQPSSEAASFPAGGSAARRDVRAVLRAYVALTKPRIVELLLVTTVPAMMLAAGGWPDLGLVAVVLVGGSLAAGAASALNCYLDRDIDQLMRRTKRRPLPAHTVTPRAALVFGLVLAAVSLVLMAAFTNWLATALTAAAIAYYDLVYTLWLKRRTSQNTFWGGVCGAAPVLIGWAAVTGSLAPGGWALFAVVFFWQMPHFYALAITYKDDYARAGIPMLPVVRSARRVNNEILLWTVVTVAASLAAWPLGLGIVYGVTAIVTGALFLGEALMLVRRGRRGEPLKPMRLFHWSVTYLTILFIAVAIDALR, encoded by the coding sequence ATGATCACCGAGCGTCCCCAGGGGCAGCCGTCCAGCGAGGCGGCGTCGTTCCCGGCGGGCGGTTCGGCGGCGCGCCGCGATGTCCGGGCGGTGCTGCGGGCCTATGTCGCGCTCACCAAGCCGCGCATCGTGGAACTGCTGCTGGTCACGACGGTCCCGGCGATGATGCTGGCCGCGGGCGGGTGGCCGGACCTGGGCCTGGTCGCGGTGGTGCTGGTCGGCGGCTCGCTGGCCGCCGGCGCGGCGAGCGCGCTGAACTGCTACCTCGACCGCGACATCGACCAGCTGATGCGGCGCACGAAGCGGCGCCCGCTGCCGGCGCACACGGTGACGCCGCGCGCGGCGCTGGTGTTCGGGCTGGTCCTGGCGGCGGTGTCGCTGGTGCTGATGGCCGCGTTCACGAACTGGCTGGCGACCGCGCTGACCGCGGCCGCGATCGCGTACTACGACCTCGTCTACACGCTGTGGCTCAAGCGCCGTACCTCGCAGAACACCTTCTGGGGCGGGGTGTGTGGGGCGGCCCCGGTGCTGATCGGCTGGGCCGCGGTGACGGGCTCGCTGGCCCCCGGCGGGTGGGCGCTTTTTGCGGTTGTCTTCTTTTGGCAGATGCCGCATTTCTACGCGCTCGCGATCACGTACAAGGACGACTATGCCCGGGCCGGAATCCCGATGCTCCCGGTGGTCCGCTCCGCGCGCCGGGTCAACAACGAGATCCTGCTCTGGACCGTGGTGACGGTCGCCGCCTCGCTGGCCGCCTGGCCGCTGGGCCTGGGCATCGTCTACGGCGTGACCGCGATCGTGACCGGCGCGCTGTTCCTCGGCGAGGCGCTCATGCTCGTGCGCCGGGGACGCCGTGGGGAGCCGCTCAAGCCGATGCGGCTGTTCCACTGGTCCGTCACCTACCTGACGATCCTGTTCATCGCGGTCGCGATCGACGCCCTGCGCTGA
- a CDS encoding COX15/CtaA family protein, giving the protein MSFRAPLRPLALASLVANIALVVTGAAVRLTGSGLGCPTWPRCTDASYTTTAAMGVHGAIEFGNRLLSIALALIALACFLAALWQRPRRRSLVLLSLVIGLGIPGQGVIGGITVLTDLNPWVVGLHFLLSMALIALAYALWRRTGEGDGPARPLVAAPLRTLARLTAVVSAAVIVVGVVVTGSGPHAGDEHARRNGLDPEMISQAHADLVFLLLGLTVALWFALRAVGAPQAAVRAAAVLVAVELAQGLIGFVQYFTHLPVLLVGAHMLGACLVWVGTLAVLWSLRERPPALAAPESAASAATPAEPVSPVPAAH; this is encoded by the coding sequence GTGAGCTTCCGCGCCCCCCTGCGCCCCCTCGCCCTGGCGAGCCTGGTGGCCAACATCGCGCTGGTCGTCACCGGTGCCGCGGTCCGCCTGACCGGCTCCGGGCTGGGCTGCCCCACGTGGCCCCGGTGCACCGACGCCTCGTACACGACGACCGCCGCCATGGGTGTGCACGGCGCGATCGAATTCGGCAACCGGCTGCTGAGCATCGCCCTGGCCCTGATCGCCCTGGCCTGCTTCCTGGCCGCGCTCTGGCAGCGACCCCGGCGCCGCTCCCTGGTGCTGCTGTCGCTGGTCATCGGCCTGGGCATCCCCGGCCAGGGCGTGATCGGCGGCATCACCGTGCTCACCGACCTCAACCCGTGGGTGGTCGGGCTGCACTTCCTGCTCTCCATGGCGCTGATCGCGCTCGCGTACGCGCTGTGGCGGCGCACCGGCGAGGGCGACGGCCCGGCCCGGCCGCTGGTGGCCGCGCCGCTGCGCACGCTGGCCCGGCTGACCGCGGTGGTCAGCGCGGCCGTGATCGTGGTCGGCGTGGTGGTGACCGGCAGCGGCCCGCACGCGGGCGACGAACACGCCCGGCGCAACGGGCTGGACCCGGAGATGATCTCTCAGGCCCACGCCGACCTGGTGTTCCTGCTGCTCGGACTGACCGTGGCGCTGTGGTTCGCGCTGCGCGCCGTGGGCGCACCGCAGGCCGCGGTCCGGGCGGCGGCGGTGCTCGTGGCGGTCGAGCTGGCCCAGGGGCTGATCGGCTTCGTGCAGTACTTCACGCACCTGCCGGTGCTGCTGGTGGGTGCGCACATGCTCGGCGCCTGCCTGGTCTGGGTGGGCACCCTGGCCGTGCTGTGGAGTCTGCGCGAACGCCCCCCGGCGCTCGCCGCCCCGGAATCGGCGGCGTCTGCGGCCACCCCGGCCGAACCCGTCAGCCCGGTGCCTGCGGCTCACTGA
- a CDS encoding helix-turn-helix transcriptional regulator: protein MRNVAVVKNAVLPRGGAVANASAPDGRTRDRVAQLLLERGAATAAELGAELGLSPAAIRKHLDAMLAERLVEVRERPQRGPRGRGRPAKTFVLTAEAREGFPHFYDGIATAALRWIAEHGGPEAVGAFAAAQVAPLEERCRAVLRSAGEDPIARAEALAEALTAEGYAANATAIASGGQLCQHHCPVAHVAAEFPQLCDAETAVISRLIGTHVQRLATIAHGDGVCTTHIPGPAREKPAITVRTG, encoded by the coding sequence ATACGTAACGTTGCCGTTGTGAAAAACGCGGTGCTGCCCCGAGGGGGTGCGGTGGCGAACGCCAGCGCCCCGGACGGACGCACCCGTGACCGGGTCGCCCAGTTGCTGCTGGAGCGCGGCGCGGCCACCGCGGCCGAGCTGGGCGCGGAGCTGGGCCTGAGCCCCGCCGCGATCCGCAAACACCTCGACGCCATGCTGGCCGAACGCCTCGTCGAGGTGCGCGAGCGCCCGCAGCGCGGCCCGCGCGGCCGGGGCCGCCCCGCCAAGACGTTCGTGCTGACCGCCGAGGCGCGCGAGGGCTTCCCGCACTTCTACGACGGCATCGCCACGGCCGCACTGCGCTGGATCGCCGAGCACGGCGGCCCCGAAGCGGTCGGCGCGTTCGCCGCCGCCCAGGTCGCCCCGCTGGAGGAGCGCTGCCGGGCCGTGCTTCGCTCGGCCGGCGAGGACCCGATCGCCCGGGCGGAGGCGCTCGCCGAGGCGCTGACCGCCGAGGGCTACGCTGCCAACGCGACCGCGATCGCGTCCGGCGGGCAGCTGTGCCAGCACCACTGCCCGGTGGCGCACGTGGCCGCCGAGTTTCCCCAGCTGTGCGACGCCGAGACCGCGGTCATCTCGCGGCTCATCGGCACCCACGTGCAGCGTCTCGCCACCATCGCGCACGGCGACGGGGTGTGCACCACGCACATCCCGGGACCGGCGCGGGAGAAACCCGCAATCACGGTTAGGACCGGATAG
- the sufB gene encoding Fe-S cluster assembly protein SufB, which translates to MTDQIATQEEHLAALGKYEYGWADADVAGATAQRGLSEAVVRDISAKKNEPEWMLERRLKGLRLFDRKPMPNWGADLTGIDFQNIKYFVRSTEKQAQSWEDLPEDIKNTYDRLGIPEAEKARLVAGVAAQYESEVVYHKIREDLEEQGVIFLDTDTGLREHEDIFKEYFGTVIPVGDNKFASLNTSVWSGGSFIYVPKGVHVEIPLQAYFRINTENMGQFERTLIIVDEGAYVHYVEGCTAPIYSSDSLHSAVVEIIVKKNARCRYTTIQNWSNNVYNLVTKRATCEEGATMEWIDGNIGSKVTMKYPAVYMTGPHAKGEVLSVAMAGEGQHQDAGAKMVHAAPHTSSTIVSKSIARGGGRTSYRGLVQVLEGSAHSKSTVKCDALLVDTISRSDTYPYVDIREDDVAMGHEATVSKVSEDQLFYLMSRGLTEDEAMAMIVRGFIEPIAKELPMEYALELNRLIELQMEGAVG; encoded by the coding sequence ATGACCGACCAGATCGCTACTCAGGAAGAGCACCTCGCTGCCCTGGGCAAGTACGAGTACGGCTGGGCCGACGCCGACGTTGCGGGCGCCACCGCCCAGCGTGGCCTGTCCGAGGCCGTGGTGCGCGACATCTCCGCGAAGAAGAACGAGCCGGAGTGGATGCTCGAGCGCCGGCTCAAGGGTCTGCGCCTGTTCGACCGCAAGCCCATGCCGAACTGGGGCGCCGACCTCACCGGCATCGACTTCCAGAACATCAAGTACTTCGTGCGCTCGACCGAGAAGCAGGCCCAGTCGTGGGAGGACCTGCCCGAGGACATCAAGAACACGTACGACCGGCTCGGCATCCCCGAGGCGGAGAAGGCGCGCCTGGTGGCCGGTGTCGCCGCGCAGTACGAGTCCGAGGTCGTCTACCACAAGATCCGTGAGGACCTCGAGGAGCAGGGCGTCATCTTCCTCGACACCGACACCGGCCTGCGCGAGCACGAGGACATCTTCAAGGAGTACTTCGGCACCGTCATCCCGGTCGGCGACAACAAGTTCGCGTCGCTGAACACCTCTGTGTGGTCCGGCGGCTCCTTCATCTACGTGCCCAAGGGCGTCCACGTCGAGATCCCGCTGCAGGCCTACTTCCGGATCAACACGGAGAACATGGGCCAGTTCGAGCGGACCCTGATCATCGTGGACGAGGGCGCGTACGTGCACTACGTCGAGGGCTGCACCGCGCCGATCTACTCCTCCGACTCGCTGCACTCCGCGGTCGTCGAGATCATCGTCAAGAAGAACGCCCGCTGCCGGTACACGACCATCCAGAACTGGTCGAACAACGTCTACAACCTGGTCACCAAGCGCGCCACCTGCGAGGAGGGCGCGACCATGGAGTGGATCGACGGCAACATCGGCTCCAAGGTGACCATGAAGTACCCGGCGGTCTACATGACCGGCCCGCACGCCAAGGGCGAGGTGCTCTCGGTCGCCATGGCCGGCGAGGGCCAGCACCAGGACGCGGGCGCCAAGATGGTGCACGCCGCGCCGCACACCTCCTCGACGATCGTCAGCAAGTCGATCGCCCGGGGCGGTGGCCGGACCAGCTACCGGGGCCTGGTGCAGGTGCTGGAGGGCTCGGCGCACTCCAAGAGCACGGTCAAGTGCGACGCGCTGCTGGTCGACACGATCAGCCGCAGCGACACGTACCCGTACGTCGACATCCGCGAGGACGACGTGGCCATGGGCCACGAGGCGACCGTCTCCAAGGTCAGCGAGGACCAGCTCTTCTACCTGATGAGCCGGGGCCTGACCGAGGACGAGGCCATGGCGATGATCGTGCGCGGCTTCATCGAGCCGATCGCCAAGGAGCTCCCCATGGAGTACGCCCTGGAGCTGAACCGCCTGATCGAGCTGCAGATGGAGGGGGCGGTGGGCTAG
- the sufD gene encoding Fe-S cluster assembly protein SufD, whose translation MTTEALAPPSTKSQVLRSFDVADFPALTGLEEEWRFTPLKRLGSLVTASTLTGAAPVLEYGDLPAGVAVKSVSTADVEPVLIPFDRVSALAFGSAGDVNLIEVASETVADAPVLIKVVGQGTEAAAARTVIKVGGFAQVTLVLEQVGSAVLADNVEVIVGDGAQLHLVTLAEWASDAVQAQHIRFRVGRDARVNHVQVALGGSLVRQFTSVEYAGRGGEAELWGLYFADAGQHFEHRQLVDHGVPDCRSYVGYRGALQGASAHTVWVGDVLIRAAATGTDTYEINRNLLLTDGARADSVPNLEIETGEVAGAGHASATGRFDDEQLFYLMARGIPEDEARKLVVRGFFAELINKVPIEELRERLGETIESRLAEVES comes from the coding sequence ATGACTACCGAGGCCCTGGCACCCCCGAGCACCAAGTCGCAGGTGCTGCGTTCCTTCGACGTCGCCGACTTCCCGGCCCTGACGGGCCTGGAGGAGGAGTGGCGCTTCACCCCGCTCAAGCGGCTCGGGTCGCTGGTCACGGCGAGCACGCTGACCGGGGCCGCCCCGGTGCTGGAGTACGGCGACCTGCCGGCCGGGGTGGCCGTCAAGTCCGTCTCCACCGCCGACGTGGAGCCGGTGCTGATCCCGTTCGACCGGGTCAGCGCGCTGGCCTTCGGCTCGGCGGGCGACGTGAACCTGATCGAGGTGGCGTCCGAGACGGTCGCGGACGCGCCCGTACTGATCAAGGTCGTCGGCCAGGGCACGGAGGCCGCCGCGGCCCGTACGGTGATCAAGGTCGGCGGGTTCGCCCAGGTCACCCTCGTGCTGGAGCAGGTCGGCAGCGCCGTGCTGGCCGACAACGTCGAGGTGATCGTGGGTGACGGCGCCCAGCTGCATCTGGTCACGCTCGCCGAGTGGGCGTCGGACGCAGTGCAGGCGCAGCACATCCGGTTCCGGGTCGGCCGCGACGCCCGGGTCAACCACGTGCAGGTGGCGCTCGGCGGCTCCCTGGTCCGCCAGTTCACCAGCGTCGAGTACGCGGGTCGCGGCGGCGAGGCCGAGCTGTGGGGCCTGTACTTCGCCGACGCCGGCCAGCACTTCGAGCACCGCCAGCTGGTCGACCACGGCGTGCCGGACTGCCGCAGCTACGTCGGCTACCGGGGCGCGCTGCAGGGCGCCTCGGCGCACACCGTGTGGGTCGGCGACGTGCTGATCCGCGCGGCCGCGACCGGCACGGACACGTACGAGATCAACCGGAACCTGCTGCTCACCGACGGCGCCCGGGCCGACTCCGTGCCCAACCTGGAGATCGAGACCGGCGAGGTCGCCGGGGCGGGCCACGCCAGCGCGACCGGCCGCTTCGACGACGAGCAGCTGTTCTACCTGATGGCGCGGGGCATCCCGGAGGACGAGGCCCGCAAGCTGGTCGTGCGCGGCTTCTTCGCCGAGCTGATCAACAAGGTGCCCATCGAGGAACTGCGCGAGCGGCTCGGCGAGACCATCGAGTCCCGCTTGGCGGAGGTCGAGTCGTGA
- a CDS encoding non-heme iron oxygenase ferredoxin subunit, giving the protein MVGSADDVAKGTAISVEVDGVDIAVVHTDDDSFYAVRDECSHATVALSEGEVDGCTLECWLHGSRFDLRTGEPTGLPATEPVATFPVEIRDGEIYVSSTPSNGVMP; this is encoded by the coding sequence ATGGTCGGGTCCGCCGACGACGTCGCGAAGGGCACCGCGATCAGCGTCGAGGTCGACGGCGTGGACATCGCCGTCGTGCACACCGACGACGACTCGTTCTACGCGGTACGCGACGAGTGCAGCCACGCCACCGTCGCCCTCTCCGAGGGTGAGGTCGACGGCTGCACCCTCGAATGCTGGCTGCACGGCTCGCGGTTCGACCTGCGTACCGGCGAGCCCACCGGACTGCCCGCCACCGAGCCGGTGGCGACCTTCCCCGTCGAGATCCGCGACGGTGAAATCTACGTCTCTTCGACACCGAGCAATGGAGTAATGCCGTGA
- the sufC gene encoding Fe-S cluster assembly ATPase SufC, which yields MSTLEIRDLQVSVKLPEGELKPILAGVDLTVKAGETHAIMGPNGSGKSTLAYSIAGHPKYEITGGTVTLDGADVLAMSVDERARAGLFLAMQYPVEVPGVSVANFLRTAKTAIDGEAPKLRTWGGELRSAMERLQMDPSFAQRNVNEGFSGGEKKRHEIVQLELLKPKVAILDETDSGLDIDALRIVSEGVNRVKDTGETGVLLITHYTRILRYVKPDFVHVFVAGKIVQEGGPELAEQLEAEGYERYLTRA from the coding sequence GTGAGCACCCTCGAGATCCGTGACCTGCAGGTGTCGGTCAAGCTGCCCGAGGGCGAGCTCAAGCCGATCCTGGCCGGCGTCGACCTGACCGTGAAGGCCGGCGAGACCCACGCCATCATGGGTCCGAACGGCTCCGGCAAGTCCACTTTGGCGTACTCCATCGCCGGCCACCCCAAGTACGAGATCACCGGCGGGACGGTGACCCTGGACGGCGCCGACGTGCTGGCCATGAGCGTCGACGAGCGCGCCCGCGCGGGCCTGTTCCTGGCCATGCAGTACCCGGTCGAGGTGCCGGGCGTCTCGGTGGCGAACTTCCTGCGTACGGCGAAGACCGCGATCGACGGCGAGGCCCCGAAGCTGCGCACCTGGGGCGGCGAGCTGCGCTCCGCGATGGAGCGGCTGCAGATGGACCCGTCGTTCGCCCAGCGCAACGTCAACGAGGGCTTCTCCGGCGGCGAGAAGAAGCGCCACGAGATCGTGCAGCTGGAGCTGCTGAAGCCGAAGGTGGCCATCCTCGACGAGACCGACTCGGGCCTGGACATCGACGCGCTGCGCATCGTCAGCGAGGGCGTCAACCGGGTCAAGGACACCGGCGAGACCGGCGTCCTGCTGATCACCCACTACACCCGCATCCTGCGCTACGTGAAGCCCGACTTCGTGCACGTGTTCGTCGCCGGCAAGATCGTCCAGGAGGGCGGTCCGGAGCTGGCCGAGCAGCTCGAAGCCGAGGGATACGAGCGTTACCTGACCCGCGCCTGA
- a CDS encoding cysteine desulfurase encodes MTFDVARVRADFPILGREVNGHPLVYLDSANTSQKPRAVLDAMRAHHERHNGNVSRSVHTLGTEATSAYEDARAKVATFIGASSPDEVVFVKNSTEAINLVAYAFSNAATQPGADPRFTLGPGDEVVISEMEHHSNIVPWQLLCQRTGATLRWFGITDDGRLDESRLGELVNERTKIVSIVHMSNILGTINDPARIVARAHEVGALVLLDCSQSVPHLPVDVAALGADFIAFTGHKMLGPTGIGALWGRGELLAAMPPVLGGGSMIETVTMEHTTFAAPPARFEAGTPPIVEAVGLGAAVDYLSALGMEAVHQHEQEITGYALKTLADVTGVRVFGPGGPDGRGGTVSFDVAGVHPHDVGQILDDLGVEVRVGHHCARPVCARFGVSSMTRASFYLYTTTQEIDALAQGLDRVRKVFA; translated from the coding sequence ATGACGTTCGACGTTGCCCGGGTGCGTGCCGACTTCCCGATCCTCGGTCGGGAAGTCAACGGGCACCCGCTGGTGTACCTCGACAGTGCCAACACCTCGCAGAAGCCCCGCGCGGTGCTCGACGCGATGCGCGCGCACCACGAGCGGCACAACGGCAACGTCTCCCGCTCGGTGCACACCCTGGGCACCGAGGCGACCTCGGCGTACGAGGACGCCCGGGCGAAGGTGGCCACCTTCATCGGCGCGTCGTCGCCCGACGAGGTGGTGTTCGTCAAGAACTCCACCGAGGCGATCAACCTGGTCGCGTACGCGTTCTCCAACGCGGCCACGCAGCCCGGCGCCGACCCGCGGTTCACGCTCGGCCCCGGCGACGAGGTGGTGATCTCCGAAATGGAGCACCACTCCAACATCGTGCCGTGGCAGCTGTTGTGCCAGCGCACCGGCGCCACGCTGCGCTGGTTCGGCATCACCGACGACGGCAGGCTCGACGAGTCGCGTCTCGGTGAGCTGGTCAACGAGCGTACGAAGATCGTCTCGATCGTGCACATGTCGAACATCCTCGGCACGATCAACGACCCGGCGCGGATCGTCGCCCGGGCGCACGAGGTCGGCGCCCTGGTGCTGCTGGACTGCTCGCAGTCCGTGCCGCACCTGCCGGTCGACGTGGCCGCCCTCGGCGCGGACTTCATCGCGTTCACCGGCCACAAGATGCTCGGGCCCACCGGCATCGGCGCGCTGTGGGGCCGGGGCGAGCTGCTGGCGGCCATGCCGCCCGTGCTCGGCGGCGGCTCGATGATCGAGACCGTGACGATGGAACACACGACGTTCGCCGCGCCGCCCGCCCGCTTCGAGGCGGGCACCCCGCCGATCGTCGAGGCCGTCGGCCTCGGCGCGGCCGTCGACTACCTGTCCGCGCTCGGCATGGAGGCCGTCCACCAGCACGAACAGGAAATCACCGGGTACGCCCTGAAGACCCTCGCGGACGTCACCGGGGTACGGGTGTTCGGCCCGGGCGGCCCGGACGGGCGCGGCGGCACGGTGTCGTTCGACGTCGCCGGGGTACACCCGCACGACGTCGGCCAGATCCTCGACGACCTCGGGGTCGAGGTGCGGGTGGGCCACCACTGCGCCCGCCCCGTGTGCGCCCGGTTCGGGGTCTCGTCGATGACCCGCGCGTCGTTCTACCTGTACACCACGACCCAGGAGATCGACGCGCTGGCGCAGGGGCTCGACCGGGTGCGGAAGGTGTTCGCCTGA
- the sufU gene encoding Fe-S cluster assembly sulfur transfer protein SufU: protein MMMDQLYQDIILDHYKHPHGRGLRDPFGGEAHHVNPTCGDEITMRVAVEGGTLADISYDGMGCSISQASASVLHELLQGSDTAQAFRVHEAFLELMQGRGQVEPDEELLGDGIAFAGVARYPARVKCALLPWMAFKDAAARAGVGVNPEVTA, encoded by the coding sequence CTGATGATGGATCAGCTTTACCAGGACATCATCCTGGACCACTACAAGCACCCGCACGGACGGGGACTGCGCGACCCGTTCGGCGGGGAGGCGCACCACGTCAACCCCACCTGCGGGGACGAGATCACCATGCGGGTCGCGGTCGAGGGCGGCACGCTGGCCGACATCTCGTACGACGGCATGGGCTGCTCGATCAGCCAGGCGTCCGCGTCGGTGCTGCACGAGCTGCTGCAGGGCAGTGACACCGCGCAGGCGTTCCGGGTGCACGAGGCGTTCCTGGAGCTGATGCAGGGCCGGGGCCAGGTCGAACCCGACGAGGAACTGCTCGGCGACGGGATCGCGTTCGCCGGGGTGGCCCGGTATCCGGCCCGGGTGAAGTGCGCGCTGCTGCCGTGGATGGCCTTCAAGGACGCCGCGGCACGCGCCGGAGTGGGCGTCAACCCTGAAGTCACGGCATGA
- a CDS encoding metal-sulfur cluster assembly factor, whose translation MSDRTVEEIAADAADTAGPDDATSANAIADSKAGVLKPDAPARASAADVEEAMRDVVDPELGINVVDLGLLYGTHIDDENVVTLDMTLTSAACPLTDVIEDQTRQALTGGPGGGIVSDFRINWVWLPPWGPDKITDDGREQLRALGFNV comes from the coding sequence ATGAGCGACAGGACCGTCGAAGAGATCGCCGCGGACGCCGCGGACACCGCCGGCCCGGACGACGCGACCTCGGCGAACGCCATTGCGGATTCCAAGGCCGGCGTCCTCAAGCCGGACGCCCCGGCCAGGGCGTCCGCCGCCGACGTCGAGGAGGCGATGCGCGACGTTGTCGACCCCGAGCTCGGCATCAACGTGGTGGACCTCGGCCTGCTGTACGGCACCCACATCGACGACGAGAACGTCGTCACGCTCGACATGACCCTGACGTCCGCGGCCTGCCCGCTGACCGACGTGATCGAGGACCAGACCCGGCAGGCGCTGACCGGCGGCCCCGGTGGTGGCATCGTCAGCGACTTCCGGATCAACTGGGTGTGGCTGCCGCCGTGGGGCCCCGACAAGATCACCGACGACGGCCGGGAACAGCTCCGGGCGCTCGGCTTCAACGTCTGA